In a genomic window of Desulfatirhabdium butyrativorans DSM 18734:
- a CDS encoding NAD(P)/FAD-dependent oxidoreductase produces the protein MNDRLRELGLWAETAPPLPNLQPLQGQASCDVAVIGGGFTGVSAALHLAEAGVQVTLLEARRIGYGGSGRNVGLVNAGLWVLPDDVVKALGPDYGERLNTTLGGSPDLVFRLIERYAIECEALRNGTLHCAHSPAGYRYLREREAQWGKRGAPVKLLSREDATSRIGSKAYHGALLDLRAGTVQPLAYVHGLARAAVQEGAKLYIESPVIGISRNQGKWHLQTPAGTLQARAVIMATNAYIDRVKPEFKHVFIPFNYFQFATQPLDETVLKTVLPDRNGIWDTNTVLSSMRLDRTGRLVVGSVGTVDGFAYGLHENWARRMLRTVFPQIGPVRFDYAWHGVIAMTRNHMPRYYRLGPDFVMVMSYNGRGIGPGTIFGKILAEVVQKDSDAVMPLPVTEPKPIFLRKFWEWFYETGARLYHGLQKRIIP, from the coding sequence ATGAACGATCGACTCAGGGAATTGGGGTTGTGGGCTGAAACCGCACCGCCTCTTCCAAACCTTCAACCCTTGCAAGGGCAGGCCAGTTGTGACGTTGCCGTCATTGGGGGCGGATTTACGGGTGTTTCGGCTGCCTTGCATCTTGCCGAAGCCGGTGTCCAGGTGACCCTTCTGGAAGCCAGGCGGATTGGCTACGGTGGATCCGGAAGAAATGTCGGATTGGTAAATGCAGGTCTCTGGGTGTTGCCCGATGATGTGGTCAAAGCGTTGGGGCCGGATTACGGTGAGCGTCTGAATACAACGCTGGGCGGATCACCCGATCTGGTGTTCCGCTTGATCGAGCGTTATGCCATTGAGTGTGAAGCGTTGCGGAATGGGACCCTTCATTGTGCCCATTCTCCGGCCGGATACCGCTATCTTCGGGAACGGGAAGCGCAGTGGGGAAAACGAGGGGCCCCGGTCAAATTACTCAGCAGGGAGGATGCCACCTCCCGAATCGGCTCCAAAGCCTATCACGGCGCACTTCTGGACTTGCGAGCCGGAACCGTTCAGCCATTGGCCTATGTCCACGGGCTCGCACGAGCGGCCGTCCAAGAGGGGGCGAAACTCTATATCGAGTCGCCCGTTATCGGGATTTCTCGAAACCAGGGGAAATGGCATCTTCAGACGCCTGCCGGAACCCTTCAGGCCCGAGCCGTTATCATGGCGACCAATGCCTATATCGATCGGGTCAAGCCGGAATTCAAACACGTTTTCATCCCGTTCAATTATTTCCAGTTCGCTACCCAGCCGCTCGACGAAACCGTTCTGAAAACCGTTCTACCCGATCGCAACGGCATCTGGGACACGAATACAGTGCTTTCTTCCATGCGGCTGGATCGAACCGGAAGACTTGTTGTCGGAAGTGTGGGAACGGTAGATGGGTTTGCCTATGGGCTTCATGAAAATTGGGCCAGACGGATGCTACGAACCGTCTTCCCACAGATCGGTCCCGTCCGATTCGACTATGCCTGGCATGGAGTGATTGCCATGACCAGGAATCACATGCCGAGATACTATCGGCTGGGGCCTGATTTTGTCATGGTGATGAGCTACAATGGGCGGGGAATCGGTCCTGGGACCATATTCGGGAAAATCCTGGCCGAGGTTGTCCAGAAAGATTCCGATGCCGTCATGCCCTTACCGGTTACCGAACCGAAACCCATCTTCTTGCGAAAATTCTGGGAATGGTTCTATGAAACCGGCGCCCGTTTGTATCATGGCTTGCAAAAGCGGATCATTCCCTAA
- a CDS encoding ABC transporter substrate-binding protein produces MKQKWGKILLAVVLMLGMAFTGYAKDGIDATKKIIRIAGYDACTGKYGDYGMGDRRGQEIAVEEINRNGGIQAGPLKGYKLSLEFFDDRGDPKESANIAKKVAAGDFLVALGPTMSSCALAATPVYARGGVANIITYSNANTITEQGFDNLLRLTYTTGAIAKYMAEQIKDTFKKSSVAVISENQDYGQQLLKYFRTSAKELGIGIVEESVITPGQDLDFNAVLMKSKAANPGMLVLFVTYNEAGMLVKQTRQMGWDVPIYVPDAMTEPKFFELAGDVKDVYIQLSPTIDIEKPAAKALKEEWNKKYSGFPPLAAIYGYDAVKVVVAVIEKGATDRKSFIKLMKTVQVEGVGNPLYAFDARGESKAPPFVTMAAAEYAKNLKK; encoded by the coding sequence ATGAAACAGAAGTGGGGAAAAATCTTGTTGGCTGTAGTCTTGATGCTGGGGATGGCCTTTACCGGTTACGCCAAAGACGGAATTGATGCCACAAAAAAGATCATCCGGATCGCAGGCTATGATGCATGCACCGGGAAATACGGAGATTACGGCATGGGCGACCGGCGGGGCCAGGAAATTGCGGTCGAGGAAATCAACCGAAACGGCGGAATTCAGGCAGGCCCGTTGAAGGGCTACAAGCTGAGCCTGGAATTCTTCGACGACAGGGGAGATCCCAAAGAGTCGGCCAATATCGCGAAGAAAGTGGCTGCTGGGGATTTTCTGGTCGCTCTTGGGCCGACGATGAGCTCCTGCGCGCTGGCTGCTACCCCGGTTTATGCCCGTGGCGGCGTAGCGAATATCATCACCTATTCCAACGCCAATACGATCACGGAACAAGGATTCGATAATCTTCTGCGTTTGACTTACACCACCGGCGCCATTGCAAAATACATGGCAGAGCAGATCAAAGACACCTTCAAGAAATCCAGTGTGGCCGTCATCAGTGAAAACCAGGACTACGGCCAGCAACTGCTCAAGTATTTCCGGACATCTGCCAAGGAACTGGGGATCGGAATCGTGGAAGAAAGCGTGATCACCCCGGGGCAGGATCTGGACTTCAATGCTGTCTTGATGAAGTCCAAGGCGGCCAATCCCGGAATGCTGGTCCTGTTTGTCACCTACAACGAGGCTGGAATGCTGGTCAAACAGACACGACAGATGGGTTGGGATGTTCCGATCTATGTTCCGGATGCCATGACTGAACCGAAGTTTTTCGAGCTGGCCGGAGATGTGAAGGATGTATATATCCAGCTCTCCCCGACCATCGATATCGAAAAACCGGCGGCAAAAGCCCTGAAGGAGGAATGGAATAAAAAGTACTCCGGTTTCCCGCCGCTGGCAGCCATTTACGGATATGATGCCGTGAAGGTGGTCGTCGCCGTCATCGAAAAGGGTGCAACCGATCGAAAAAGCTTCATCAAGCTCATGAAAACCGTTCAGGTGGAAGGTGTGGGCAATCCGTTGTATGCCTTTGATGCACGGGGCGAGAGCAAAGCGCCGCCTTTCGTGACGATGGCTGCCGCAGAATATGCCAAGAACTTAAAGAAATGA
- a CDS encoding ABC transporter ATP-binding protein, with product MLEVKDLHSGYGKINVLRDVSFGVDAGEMVAIIGANGAGKTTLLKTISGVIRPSQGEIRFEGKPITRLPPEKIVRAGIAHVPEGRRVFAKATVQTNLEMGAFLRKDKAGIKRDIEKYYELFPILGERSNQLAGTLSGGEQQMLAIARGLMAQPRLLLLDEPSMGLAPFLVNEIMRVISRLHQEGIAILLIEQNVKKALTITQRACVMELGRIVLEGQSCELMHSDQVRKCYLGEH from the coding sequence ATGCTTGAAGTGAAAGACCTGCATTCCGGATACGGCAAGATCAACGTACTCCGAGACGTTTCCTTTGGTGTCGATGCCGGAGAAATGGTGGCTATCATCGGTGCAAACGGGGCCGGGAAAACAACACTCCTGAAAACCATTTCGGGGGTGATCCGACCGAGTCAGGGGGAAATCCGTTTCGAAGGCAAGCCGATCACCCGTTTGCCGCCGGAAAAGATCGTTCGGGCAGGCATCGCGCATGTCCCTGAAGGACGACGGGTGTTTGCCAAGGCCACTGTTCAAACCAATTTGGAAATGGGCGCCTTTCTGAGAAAAGACAAGGCCGGAATCAAACGCGATATCGAAAAGTATTACGAACTGTTCCCTATTTTGGGAGAACGATCCAATCAGCTGGCCGGAACGTTGAGCGGCGGGGAACAGCAGATGCTTGCCATTGCGCGCGGCTTGATGGCACAGCCGCGCTTGTTGCTCCTCGATGAGCCGTCCATGGGATTGGCGCCCTTTCTGGTCAATGAGATCATGAGGGTCATTTCTCGCCTGCATCAGGAAGGAATTGCCATTTTATTGATTGAGCAAAATGTCAAGAAGGCGCTGACCATTACCCAGCGTGCCTGCGTGATGGAATTGGGCAGGATCGTTCTGGAAGGACAATCCTGTGAATTGATGCATTCCGATCAGGTTCGGAAATGCTATCTCGGTGAACATTGA
- a CDS encoding ABC transporter ATP-binding protein: MSLLKTMQVRKRFGGVYAVNDVSLEIQPGEILGMIGPNGSGKSTFVNLLTGIYAPDSGSIVFRDESIGGLPTHVVTKKGISRTFQNLRVFSNISVLDNILIGRHCRISNSLLDVYLRPFVAARREKEAAQRGMEILEMVGLAHRSKELVKNLPYGEQRLIEICRALASDPILLLLDEPCAGMNPVEMDILAEFVVQLQSQGYTIFIIEHNMRFIMSLAQRIVVLDAGTKFREGTPAEIQADEAVQRIYLGEEDDLACLK; this comes from the coding sequence ATGAGTCTTCTGAAAACGATGCAGGTCCGCAAGCGTTTCGGCGGTGTCTATGCCGTCAATGATGTTTCGCTCGAGATTCAGCCAGGTGAAATTCTCGGGATGATTGGACCCAACGGATCGGGAAAATCCACGTTTGTCAATCTGTTAACCGGAATTTATGCACCCGATTCCGGATCGATTGTCTTCCGTGACGAGTCTATTGGCGGCCTGCCGACCCATGTGGTGACCAAAAAAGGCATCTCCAGAACATTCCAGAATCTGCGCGTGTTTTCGAATATTTCGGTGTTGGACAATATTCTGATCGGTCGGCATTGTCGCATTTCGAATTCTCTGCTGGATGTGTACCTACGTCCTTTTGTCGCAGCACGAAGGGAAAAGGAAGCCGCCCAAAGGGGTATGGAAATTCTCGAAATGGTGGGTTTGGCCCACCGCAGCAAGGAACTCGTGAAGAATCTTCCCTATGGCGAACAACGACTGATCGAGATCTGCAGAGCGCTTGCATCGGATCCGATCCTGTTGTTGCTCGATGAGCCATGCGCGGGGATGAATCCCGTGGAAATGGATATTCTGGCCGAATTCGTCGTCCAATTACAATCTCAAGGCTATACGATATTCATCATTGAGCACAACATGCGATTCATCATGTCCCTGGCGCAACGGATTGTCGTACTCGATGCCGGGACCAAGTTTCGGGAAGGGACGCCGGCTGAGATTCAGGCGGACGAAGCCGTACAGCGGATATATCTTGGTGAAGAGGACGATCTCGCATGCTTGAAGTGA
- a CDS encoding branched-chain amino acid ABC transporter permease → MNGQAAKASLYGGERVDPNPAKIWQNTGMKIGIAVAAVCLAISLPQWMTDNYILGLINFMAIFGICCMGLNLILGYTGLLSLGHAAFYGIGAYTTAILMTRHGFGFLPALAISGLITLGVALILGFPIRNIRGDYFCLLTIAFGEIFRLVAQAWIPFTGGAMGIVGIPIPKIFGYALTTEMDFYYLALGLLFFTYVTLSLLVRTKCGRALIAIREDELAAQAMGINTPMYMVLAFSIGSLYAGLAGSLLAVYQTTVTPSNFRIEESCLMIIMVIVGGMGRLWAPLIGVIVMTLATEFFRPFAEYRMLIIGAMMILLLLFRPQGVFGTSAFKG, encoded by the coding sequence ATGAACGGCCAAGCAGCAAAAGCTTCCCTCTACGGCGGAGAAAGGGTGGACCCCAATCCGGCCAAGATTTGGCAAAATACAGGTATGAAGATCGGGATCGCTGTGGCGGCGGTGTGTCTGGCGATCTCCCTTCCTCAGTGGATGACTGACAATTATATCCTCGGGCTTATCAACTTCATGGCGATTTTTGGCATCTGCTGCATGGGCCTCAATTTGATCCTGGGCTATACGGGATTGTTGTCCCTGGGGCATGCCGCGTTCTATGGGATCGGCGCCTACACGACAGCCATCCTCATGACCCGTCACGGTTTCGGATTCCTGCCGGCCCTTGCCATTTCCGGCCTGATCACCCTTGGGGTTGCCTTGATCCTGGGGTTTCCCATCCGCAATATCCGAGGGGATTATTTTTGTTTGCTCACCATTGCCTTCGGCGAAATTTTTCGTCTCGTTGCCCAAGCCTGGATACCGTTTACCGGCGGTGCCATGGGGATTGTCGGGATTCCTATTCCAAAAATCTTCGGATATGCACTCACCACGGAGATGGATTTCTATTATCTGGCGTTGGGTCTACTGTTCTTCACATACGTTACACTCTCTCTTCTGGTCCGAACCAAATGCGGTCGGGCGCTGATTGCCATTCGGGAAGACGAATTGGCCGCGCAAGCCATGGGAATCAATACGCCAATGTACATGGTTCTGGCCTTTTCCATCGGTTCTCTGTACGCGGGATTGGCCGGAAGCTTACTAGCCGTGTATCAAACCACAGTGACTCCATCCAATTTCCGAATCGAGGAATCGTGCTTGATGATCATCATGGTCATCGTGGGCGGCATGGGCAGACTGTGGGCGCCGCTGATTGGTGTGATCGTGATGACGCTGGCAACCGAATTCTTCCGTCCGTTTGCGGAATATCGGATGTTGATCATCGGCGCCATGATGATCCTGCTTTTGCTCTTCCGGCCTCAGGGAGTTTTCGGAACATCGGCCTTCAAGGGCTAA
- a CDS encoding branched-chain amino acid ABC transporter permease: MFWNVLMVGIMVGAIYTLVTMGYSMVYGILRLMNFAHGDVYIFGTLLAWTLLSAHHVSPLFAVLGSVLAGGALAALVEFVAYRRLRAAQNRMISMITALGAAYIIQNLSELKWGNQVLPFPSLFPSHSFSILGLTISLTNLVTLGIAVAIIVFFNLFLKHHKMGKAILCASEDLTTASLMGIPINRTVSIVYFLGGVLGVIGGVLYSSSYNVISISMGFRGTIIAFTAAVIGGIGSFSGALIGGMILGISENFVGVYVSSMFRDPIIFLLLVVILLVKPTGILGQAEIKKV; encoded by the coding sequence ATGTTCTGGAATGTATTGATGGTGGGAATCATGGTAGGTGCCATTTATACCCTGGTCACCATGGGGTACAGCATGGTCTATGGCATCCTTCGCCTGATGAATTTTGCCCATGGAGATGTGTATATCTTTGGAACGCTTCTGGCCTGGACTTTGCTGAGCGCCCATCATGTTTCACCGCTTTTTGCCGTCCTCGGATCCGTCCTTGCCGGAGGGGCCTTGGCTGCGCTGGTGGAGTTTGTAGCCTATCGAAGGCTTCGGGCCGCCCAGAATCGCATGATTTCCATGATCACGGCCTTGGGTGCGGCTTATATCATTCAAAACCTGTCGGAACTCAAATGGGGAAACCAGGTCCTTCCCTTTCCTTCCCTCTTCCCCTCTCATTCCTTTTCGATTTTGGGGCTTACCATATCATTGACCAACCTGGTCACCCTCGGCATTGCCGTTGCCATTATCGTTTTCTTCAATCTGTTTCTCAAACATCACAAAATGGGCAAGGCCATACTGTGCGCATCCGAAGATTTGACGACTGCAAGCCTAATGGGAATTCCGATCAACCGGACGGTTTCCATTGTCTATTTTCTGGGAGGTGTATTGGGCGTTATCGGAGGGGTTTTGTATTCCTCATCGTATAATGTCATTTCGATCAGCATGGGGTTTCGAGGAACCATCATCGCTTTTACGGCAGCCGTAATCGGCGGCATCGGCAGTTTCAGCGGTGCGCTGATCGGGGGCATGATCTTGGGTATTTCAGAGAATTTCGTGGGTGTTTATGTGTCCAGCATGTTTCGGGACCCCATCATTTTTCTCCTTCTGGTCGTCATCCTGTTGGTGAAACCGACCGGGATTCTCGGACAGGCGGAAATCAAGAAAGTGTGA